The following coding sequences are from one Rhinoraja longicauda isolate Sanriku21f chromosome 37, sRhiLon1.1, whole genome shotgun sequence window:
- the LOC144610533 gene encoding dnaJ homolog subfamily B member 1-like isoform X1, translating into MSDTRQKMGKDYYKILGIQKGTAEDEIKKAYRKLALKYHPDKNKSPDAEERFKEIAEAYDVLSDPKKREIYDQLGEEGLKGGGAGGPNGTNYQYTFHGDPHAVFAEFFGGRNPYNMFFGQRNGDDDMEIDEDPLSSFSGFGMQGMQGMHGMGGMPGFPRTRAASKKQDPPVTHELKVSLEEISTGCTKKMKIRRKRLNPDRQTMRQEDTILTIDIKKGWKEGTKITFPKQGDETANNIPADIIFVLKDKPHPVFKRNGSDIIYVAKITLREALCGCTLSVPTLDKKTHTMAFKEVIQPGSQRRISGEGLPLSKQPGHRGDLVIEFQVHFPETLSNATREKLKELLPL; encoded by the exons ATGTCCGACACCCG GCAAAAAATGGGGAAGGATTATTATAAAATACTTGGCATTCAGAAGGGAACGGCAGAGGATGAGATCAAAAAGGCATACAGGAAGCTGGCCTTGAAGTATCACCCTGACAAAAACAAGTCTCCAGATGCCGAGGAGAGGTTCAAGGAGATTGCCGAGGCCTACGACGTACTGAGTGACCCCAAGAAACGGGAGATCTATGACCAGCTTGGGGAGGAAG GATTAAAGGGCGGTGGTGCCGGTGGTCCCAATGGCACCAACTACCAGTACACCTTCCACGGAGACCCCCACGCTGTTTTTGCCGAGTTCTTTGGTGGGAGGAACCCCTACAACATGTTCTTTGGTCAGAGGAATGGCGACGATGACATGGAGATCGACGAGGATCCTCTGAGTTCCTTCAGCGGGTTTGGCATGCAGGGCATGCAGGGCATGCACGGCATGGGTGGCATGCCTGGCTTCCCTCGAACCAGGGCGGCATCCAAGAAGCAGGACCCTCCGGTCACTCATGAACTGAAGGTTTCCCTGGAAGAGATTTCCACCGGCTGCACCAAGAAGATGAAAATCCGGCGTAAACGTCTGAATCCCGACCGGCAGACCATGAGGCAGGAGGACACCATCCTCACGATCGACATCAAGAAGGGCTGGAAGGAAGGCACGAAAATCACCTTCCCCAAGCAAGGGGATGAGACGGCCAACAATATTCCCGCAGACATCATCTTTGTTCTGAAGGACAAACCGCATCCAGTCTTCAAGCGGAATGGATCTGACATAATCTACGTGGCAAAAATCACCCTCCGGGAG GCATTATGTGGCTGCACGCTATCTGTACCAACACTGGATAAGAAAACTCACACGATGGCCTTTAAGGAAGTCATCCAACCAGGGTCACAGAGGAGAATATCAGGGGAAGGGTTACCGCTGTCAAAGCAGCCGGGCCACCGAGGAGATTTGGTGATCGAGTTTCAAGTGCATTTTCCCGAGACTCTGTCAAACGCAACACGGGAAAAGCTGAAGGAGCTGCTGCCACTGTAA
- the LOC144610533 gene encoding dnaJ homolog subfamily B member 1-like isoform X2 — protein MGKDYYKILGIQKGTAEDEIKKAYRKLALKYHPDKNKSPDAEERFKEIAEAYDVLSDPKKREIYDQLGEEGLKGGGAGGPNGTNYQYTFHGDPHAVFAEFFGGRNPYNMFFGQRNGDDDMEIDEDPLSSFSGFGMQGMQGMHGMGGMPGFPRTRAASKKQDPPVTHELKVSLEEISTGCTKKMKIRRKRLNPDRQTMRQEDTILTIDIKKGWKEGTKITFPKQGDETANNIPADIIFVLKDKPHPVFKRNGSDIIYVAKITLREALCGCTLSVPTLDKKTHTMAFKEVIQPGSQRRISGEGLPLSKQPGHRGDLVIEFQVHFPETLSNATREKLKELLPL, from the exons ATGGGGAAGGATTATTATAAAATACTTGGCATTCAGAAGGGAACGGCAGAGGATGAGATCAAAAAGGCATACAGGAAGCTGGCCTTGAAGTATCACCCTGACAAAAACAAGTCTCCAGATGCCGAGGAGAGGTTCAAGGAGATTGCCGAGGCCTACGACGTACTGAGTGACCCCAAGAAACGGGAGATCTATGACCAGCTTGGGGAGGAAG GATTAAAGGGCGGTGGTGCCGGTGGTCCCAATGGCACCAACTACCAGTACACCTTCCACGGAGACCCCCACGCTGTTTTTGCCGAGTTCTTTGGTGGGAGGAACCCCTACAACATGTTCTTTGGTCAGAGGAATGGCGACGATGACATGGAGATCGACGAGGATCCTCTGAGTTCCTTCAGCGGGTTTGGCATGCAGGGCATGCAGGGCATGCACGGCATGGGTGGCATGCCTGGCTTCCCTCGAACCAGGGCGGCATCCAAGAAGCAGGACCCTCCGGTCACTCATGAACTGAAGGTTTCCCTGGAAGAGATTTCCACCGGCTGCACCAAGAAGATGAAAATCCGGCGTAAACGTCTGAATCCCGACCGGCAGACCATGAGGCAGGAGGACACCATCCTCACGATCGACATCAAGAAGGGCTGGAAGGAAGGCACGAAAATCACCTTCCCCAAGCAAGGGGATGAGACGGCCAACAATATTCCCGCAGACATCATCTTTGTTCTGAAGGACAAACCGCATCCAGTCTTCAAGCGGAATGGATCTGACATAATCTACGTGGCAAAAATCACCCTCCGGGAG GCATTATGTGGCTGCACGCTATCTGTACCAACACTGGATAAGAAAACTCACACGATGGCCTTTAAGGAAGTCATCCAACCAGGGTCACAGAGGAGAATATCAGGGGAAGGGTTACCGCTGTCAAAGCAGCCGGGCCACCGAGGAGATTTGGTGATCGAGTTTCAAGTGCATTTTCCCGAGACTCTGTCAAACGCAACACGGGAAAAGCTGAAGGAGCTGCTGCCACTGTAA